The following coding sequences are from one Nicotiana tabacum cultivar K326 chromosome 1, ASM71507v2, whole genome shotgun sequence window:
- the LOC142163291 gene encoding uncharacterized protein LOC142163291 encodes MSVNEYYLKFVTLAKYAPEMVREMRARVRRFVLGLSDDLFADANIAAQNNDMTITKMVAFVQGNEDRLKEEERLWREKEREFSKRAKSIGNFNHGGSQAGGNRQFFKKSKLGPTPSSASAPVPRSKFNKKKQNFRTADSQSQASVGYRVPGYPICNTCGKRHPGLCRLGTNGCFGCGQQGHFLRDCPSAKQNNGGNAAQSTNSAAHHNSQAQQGRSATKSNNAGGGRNRLYALADRQDTEARGDVVIGMLTIFTFDVYALIDPGSTLSYVTPYIAKNFGIEPEKLCEPFKVSTLVGESVIARCIYKGCPVKVHHRLTVADLVELEMLDFDVIIGMDWLESCYAKVGCRTKIVSFEFPDEPVLEWKGDVVAPRGRFISYIKARKMISKGYIYHLVRVKDADAQIPTLQSVPIVNEFPGVFPEDLPGIPPDREIDFGIDLLPGTKPISIPPYRMAPAQLKELKVQLKDLLDKGFIRPTGALSRCSMRSLAHVEADKRTMMKEVHRLANLGVRLLDSEDGGVVLQNRAESSLVAEAKEK; translated from the exons ATGAGTGTGAATGAGTACTACCTCAAGTTCGTCACTCTGGCCAAGTATGCTCCGGAAATGGTACGTGAAATGAGGGCCAGAGTTAGGCGGTTTGTGTTGGGGCTTTCAGATGATTTGTTTGCTGATGCTAATATAGCTGCTCAGAATAATGACATGACCATCACTAAGATGGTTGCCTTTGTTCAAGGGAACGAAGACAGGTTGAAGGAAGAAGAGCGACTATGGAGAGAGAAGGAGAGGGAATTCAGCAAGAGAGCTAAGTCTATAGGAAATTTCAACCATGGGGGATCTCAAGCAGGAGGCAATCGCCAGTTTTTCAAGAAATCAAAATTAGGACCTACTCCATCTTCAGCTAGTGCACCGGTTCCGAGGTCGAAGTTtaacaagaaaaaacaaaatttCAGAACAGCAGACTCGCAGTCACAGGCTAGTGTGGGCTACAGAGTCCCTGGTTACCCTATTTGCAACACGTGTGGTAAGAGGCACCCAGGGTTGTGTCGTTTGGGCACAAATGGTTGCTTTGGGTGCGGTCAGCAGGGCCACTTCTTGAGGGATTGTCCATCGGCAAAACAGAACAATGGAGGCAATGCAGCTCAGTCCACTAATTCAGCAGCCCATCATAACTCTCAGGCCCAACAAGGGCGCAGTGCAACAAAGTCTAATAATGCAGGCGGTGGTCGAAATCGCTTGTATGCACTGGCAGACCGTCAGGATACAGAGGCTCGTGGAGATGTTGTCATAGGTATGCTAACAATATTCACTTTTGATGTCTATGCTCTTATAGATCCGGGATCCACCCTATCGTATGTAACCCCATATATTGCGAAGAactttgggatagaaccagaaaagTTGTGTGAACCCTTTAAAGTGTCCACTCTAGTTGGAGAATCAGTTATAGCAAGGTGTATCTATAAGGGATGTCCAGTTAAAGTGCATCATCGTCTTACTGTAGCAGACTTAGTAGAATTGGAGATGTTAGACTTTGATGTGATCATAGGAATGGATTGGTTAGAGTCATGTTATGCCAAAGTGGGTTGTAGAACCAAAATAGTAAGTTTTGAATTTCCCGATGAACCAGTCTTAGAATGGAAGGGTGATGTAGTAGCGCCtaggggtaggtttatttcctatattAAAGCCAGAAAGATGATCTCCAAGGGATATATCTATCACCTGGTTCGAGTTAAGGATGCAGATGCTCAGATCCCCACTCTCCAGTCGGTACCAATTGTAAATGAGTTTCCAGGAGTGTTTCCTGAAGATCTCCCTGGAATTCCTCCTGATAGagagattgactttggaattgatcTACTTCCAGGAACTAAGCCAATATCTATTCCGCCTTATAGAATGGCTCCGGCacagttgaaagagttaaaagtCCAGTTGAAAGACCTTCTAGATAAGGGATTTATAAGGccaa CCGGTGCTCTCAGTCGGTGTTCTATGAGGAGCTTAGCTCATGTTGAGGCAGACAAGCGAACTATGATGAAGGAAGTCCACCGCTTAGCAAATCTAGGAGTTCGACTTTTGGACTCCGAAGATGGTGGCGTTGTTCTCCAGAACAGGGCTGAatcctccttagtagccgaagcaaaagaaaaatag